CGATCACGGGGCGCATCACGGTGACGAACACCGGCACGCGGCCGGTGCGCGAGACGGTGCAGATCTACGTGCGCGACTCGGTGACGAGCGTGAGCTGGACCGACCGCGAGCTCAAGGGCTACCGGCAGGTCGACGTGGCTGCGGGGGAGTCGGTCGAGGTGCGGGTGGAGCTGCCGGTCGCGGACTGCACGATCGTGGATGCCGCAGGCCTGCGCATCGTGGAATCCGGGGCGTTCGAGCTGCTCGTCGGCCCGTCGTCGCGCGAGGACGTGCTGCTCTCCGCCAGGTTCGAGGTGCGCTGACCGCCGGCCCGGGGTGGGTCCGCGAGCGGGCTACTCGTCGCGGAGGCGCTGCGGGCCGGCGCCCTGCGTGCCGAGGGCGTCGTCGGGGTTGAGCAGGCCGCACGCCTTCATCGACAGGCACCCGCAGCCGATGCATCCGGTCAGTTCGCGCTCCAGACGCTCGATCCCCTCGCGGCGCTTCTCGAGCTCGCGTTTCCATCGACGTGAGGCGCGCTGCCAGTCGGCGTGCGTGGGGGTCTCGGTCAACGGCACGTCGGCGAACGCGCTCTGCACATCCGACAGCGGGATGCCCAAGCGCTTGGCGACCGTGACGAGCGAGACCCGTCGCAGCATGTGCCGCGGGTATCGGCGCTGGTTTCCCGCGGTGCGGGTGGAGGCGATCAGGCCGAGCTTCTCGTAGAAGTGCAGAGCGGATGCCGCGACCCCGGTGCGCCGCGTCATCTCGCCGATCGTCAAGGACTCGTCGGCGGTGTGCGCGGGGTGATCGAGCTCGTTCTCCGCGGACATCGTGTTTCCTCTCGGTTTCCTCCGATTTGACCTCAAGCGTACTTGAGGTTCTACGGTGGAGGTATCCCGAGGAAAGCCGCCTGATGACCTATGTGATCGCTCTGCCCTGTGTCGACGTGAAGGATCGCGCCTGCATCGATGAGTGTCCGGTCGACTGCATCTACGAGGGCGAGCGCTCGCTGTACATCCACCCGGACGAATGCGTCGACTGCGGAGCCTGCGAACCCGTGTGCCCCGTCGAGGCCATCTTCTACGAAGACGACCTGCCCGACGAGTGGCAGGACTACTACAAGGCGAATGTCGAGTTCTTCGAGGACATCGGCTCGCCCGGCGGCGCCGCCAAGATCGGCATGATCGCCCACGACCACCCGTTCATCGCGGCGCTCCCGCCGCAGGAAGGAGCGGAATGAGCACGCCGCCCCCGTTCGTGCCCACCCCGTCGGAAGTCGGCGAAGGGCTCAAGGCCGCGTTCCGGACCCACCCCGCCGGCGTCGCGATCATCACCGCATCCACGCCCGAGGGGCCGGTCGGACTGACCGCGTCGAGCGTCGCATCCGTCGCGGTCGACCCGGCGGCGATCGTGTTCTCGGTCACCCGGGCGACCGGTTCGGCCGGGGCGATCCTCTCGGCCGGCTCGTTCGTCGTGCACCTGATCGACGACGAGCACTCCGCACTGGCCCAGAACTTCGCCGTCAGCGGGGCGGATCGATTCACCCCCGAACAGGGCTGGAGCACGCTGCCGACCGGCGAGCCGCACCTCGACACCGCCCGCGCCGCTCTGCGCTGCCGCGCGTTGCAGACCGTTCCGGTCGGCACCTCGACCGTCGTGATCGCCGAGGTGCTCGAGGTCATCGCGGGTCCACAGGGGCGTCCGGTCGTGTACTTCGATCGCCGCTTCCACGCGCTGTCCTCCGACTACGCCATCTGACGTCATCTCTCACCGAATCCGCCCCCTGAAAGGAACACGCATGTCCATTCCCTACACGCTCCCCGAGCTCCCCTACGACTTCTCGGCGCTGGAGCCGCACATCTCCGGCAAGATCATGGAGCTGCACCACTCCAAGCACCACCAGGCCTACGTCACGGGTGCGAACACCGCGCTCGAGCAGCTCGCCGCCGCGCGCGAGTCGGGCAACCTGGCCCCCGTCAACAAGCTCGAGAAGGACCTCGCGTTCAACCTCGGCGGACACATCAACCACTCCGTGTTCTGGCAGAACCTGTCGCCGGAGGGCGGCGGGAACCCCGAGGGCGAGTTGGAAGCCGCACTGGCGGACGAGTTCGGTTCGATCGACGCGTTCCGCGCGCACTTCACCGCCACGGCACTCGGCGTGCAGGGCTCCGGTTGGGCCGTGCTCGCCTGGGACAGCCTGGGCGAGCGCCCGGTGATCTTCCAGCTGTTCGACCAGCAGGGCAACGCCCCGCTCGGCGTCACGCCGCTGCTGCAGCTCGACGTGTGGGAGCACGCCTACTACCTCGACTACCTCAACGTGCGCGCCGACTACGTCAAGGCGTTCTGGAACATCGTGAACTGGGCCGACGTGCAGCGTCGGTTCGCCGCGGCCCGCACGGCCACGCAGGGCCTCATCGTCGGCCACTGATCCGCGATCGCTGAGGGAGGGCCCCGGGGATGCGTTCCCGGGGACCTTTCGTGCGCTGATGCGTGCTGATGTGTCAGCGCGTTACGCCGCATCACGCCGTCCGGCCCCGGTGCCTCCGGGGTGACCTAGCGTGGCGGTATGACTGCTGAGCCCCGCGTGTACGTGATCCACGAGAACGCCGAATGGTTCCCGCCGTTCGCCGCGGCCTTCGAGGCCGAAGGCGTGCCGGCGCAGGAGTGGCTGCTGACCGACGGGTCGATCGACCTGTCGGCGGAGCCGCCCGCCGGAGTGTTCTGGTCGCGGCTCAGCGCCTCGGCGCACACGCGCGACCACGGCGACTCGAAGGAGTACGGCCGTGCGGTGCTGCGCTGGCTCGAGGCATCGGGTCGAACGGTCGTCAACGGCAGTGGCGTGCTCGAGCTCGAGGTGAGCAAGGCCGCGCAGCATGCGGCGCTGCAGCGCGCGGGCATCGTCGTGCCGCAGACGGTCGCCGTGTTCGGCACCGCGGCCTTGAAGGAGCGCGCGCGGGAGTTCTCGGCCCCATTCATCAGCAAGCACAACCAGGGCGGCAAGGGCCTGGGCGTGCGCCGCCACGACAGCCACGACGAGTTCGACGCCTGGGTCGACGGGCCGGAGTTCGAGCCCTCGCCCGACGGCATCACGCTGCTGCAGGAGAACCTCTTCGCGGCCGCTCCCTTCGTCACGCGGGTCGAGTTCGCCGGAGGGGAGTTCGTCTACGCGGTGCGCGTCGACACCAGCGCCGGCAGCTTCGAGCTGTGCCCGGCCGAGGCCTGCGCGCTTCCCGGGGCTGACGGGGTGGAGCCGGAGCCGCTGTTCCGCATCCGCGAGGAGATCACGGCGGAGCACCCGCTCGTGCAGCAGTACCTGGCCTTCCTGCGGGACGCCGGGATCACGGTCGCCGGCATCGAGTTCATCGAGACCGTCGACGGACGCCTCGTCACTTACGACGTGAACACCAACACGAACTACAACCCCGACGTCGAGGCGACATCACCTGCCTCGGGCCCGCGCACGATCGCGCAGTACCTCGGCGGGTTGCTGGTGCGCGACGCGGAGCCCGTTCCGGCCTGAGTCCCGGCGGCCCGGGGTTCTGCCGGCCGCGTCGCGTTCATAACTCCTCAAAAAACTCGCCTCAATGGCCCGAAAAGCCCCGAATCCGCGGATTCGGGGGCTTTTCTCCGGAGTTATGAACAGTCCGGAGCTATGAACAGCCAGCGGCCGGCACCTACTTGCCGCTGCCGGTGATCACGCCCTCCTTGACGTACCGCTGTGCCGCGAGCACCAGCATGAGCGCGGGCAGGCTGGCGATGAGCGACGCGGCCATGGTCGCGGCCCAGGTGTTGAGGTTCGAGTTCGCGAGCGCGTAGATGAACACCGTGACCGGATACATGTCGGTCTTCGTCACGAGCGTGAGGCCGAACAGCAGGTCGCCCCACGAGAACAGGAACGTGAACACCCCGGCCGTGATGATGGCGTTGCGCGAGAGCGGCACCACGATGCGCCACAGCGTGCCGAGTGGCCCCAGCCCGTCGAGCGTCGCCGCCTCGATCACCTCGGTGTCGAAGCGCAGCATGAACGAGCGCAGCAGGATGATCGCGAACGGGATGCCGGCGGTCGAGTTCGCCAGGATCAGCCCGAGGTAACTGTTGAGCACGCCCCAGGTGTTGAACATCGCGTAGAAGGAGTTCGCCAGCACGATGCTCGGGATCATCTGCGCGAGCAGCAGCAGCACGAGCCCGAGGCTCACCGATCGTGACCGCAGTCGGCTCAG
The sequence above is drawn from the Candidatus Microbacterium colombiense genome and encodes:
- the soxR gene encoding redox-sensitive transcriptional activator SoxR, which gives rise to MSAENELDHPAHTADESLTIGEMTRRTGVAASALHFYEKLGLIASTRTAGNQRRYPRHMLRRVSLVTVAKRLGIPLSDVQSAFADVPLTETPTHADWQRASRRWKRELEKRREGIERLERELTGCIGCGCLSMKACGLLNPDDALGTQGAGPQRLRDE
- a CDS encoding ferredoxin family protein, whose translation is MTYVIALPCVDVKDRACIDECPVDCIYEGERSLYIHPDECVDCGACEPVCPVEAIFYEDDLPDEWQDYYKANVEFFEDIGSPGGAAKIGMIAHDHPFIAALPPQEGAE
- a CDS encoding flavin reductase family protein translates to MSTPPPFVPTPSEVGEGLKAAFRTHPAGVAIITASTPEGPVGLTASSVASVAVDPAAIVFSVTRATGSAGAILSAGSFVVHLIDDEHSALAQNFAVSGADRFTPEQGWSTLPTGEPHLDTARAALRCRALQTVPVGTSTVVIAEVLEVIAGPQGRPVVYFDRRFHALSSDYAI
- a CDS encoding superoxide dismutase; translated protein: MSIPYTLPELPYDFSALEPHISGKIMELHHSKHHQAYVTGANTALEQLAAARESGNLAPVNKLEKDLAFNLGGHINHSVFWQNLSPEGGGNPEGELEAALADEFGSIDAFRAHFTATALGVQGSGWAVLAWDSLGERPVIFQLFDQQGNAPLGVTPLLQLDVWEHAYYLDYLNVRADYVKAFWNIVNWADVQRRFAAARTATQGLIVGH
- a CDS encoding alpha-L-glutamate ligase, with protein sequence MTAEPRVYVIHENAEWFPPFAAAFEAEGVPAQEWLLTDGSIDLSAEPPAGVFWSRLSASAHTRDHGDSKEYGRAVLRWLEASGRTVVNGSGVLELEVSKAAQHAALQRAGIVVPQTVAVFGTAALKERAREFSAPFISKHNQGGKGLGVRRHDSHDEFDAWVDGPEFEPSPDGITLLQENLFAAAPFVTRVEFAGGEFVYAVRVDTSAGSFELCPAEACALPGADGVEPEPLFRIREEITAEHPLVQQYLAFLRDAGITVAGIEFIETVDGRLVTYDVNTNTNYNPDVEATSPASGPRTIAQYLGGLLVRDAEPVPA
- a CDS encoding carbohydrate ABC transporter permease, yielding MRPQISRRGRGWFWTVLTVAILIVYLFPVYWMVSASLQPGANSTDTEWFPSAPALEGYVTAFEDGGLEGLRVSLITALGSVLLTLIVAVPGAYALSRLRSRSVSLGLVLLLLAQMIPSIVLANSFYAMFNTWGVLNSYLGLILANSTAGIPFAIILLRSFMLRFDTEVIEAATLDGLGPLGTLWRIVVPLSRNAIITAGVFTFLFSWGDLLFGLTLVTKTDMYPVTVFIYALANSNLNTWAATMAASLIASLPALMLVLAAQRYVKEGVITGSGK